CCCCTTGATCCTAAATTCACACCTCTTAGCGCCGATACATTAAGGGGTTATGCTGAGGAATGTAAAAATGAATGTACGTTAAGAAAAGTATCACTAGATGACTTACATAAAGAATTAGAGAAATTTACAGCTAAATTAGTACATGTTTTAGCCGCATGCTGGCAATGGCCCTCCGGTGAGCCTGTAAAAGAAGCTATTGCATGTTTAAATGAGGCCGAATGTTATAAATTAATGATGAATCATGGTCGTCCCGATATCGCCACTTTAGTGGCTACAGAAATAGATGGCACTAAAGAGTATGTCTTACAATATGATGAGGCAATTCCTTCTCATTACGAGCAATTAATTACAGAGCTTAAGACAATAAAAACCAGCAACTACCCTAAAACACCCTCCTGGTTTCGTCGACTTCCTGAGTACCAACAAGCCTATTTCTGTAATTTGAAACTGGATGTATTCAGCCCAAAGGAGGTAGCTCAGGAGCTTAATCAATTTATTCTGGCATGGGGGGATATTAAAGGTAAATCCTTGACTTTGGCCACCGATTTAAAACAAATTCAAACGGATACTCCTCCATTTCCAAACTGGTTTAATCAATTAAGTGTACAGCTTAAAGAAATGGTAAGGGTTTTAGCGCTTAAACCAGAGAGTATAAAGCACAATTTAGCTCGATTTAAATCCATGCTCGCTGAAAGTGCGAATAAAAATGAATTCAAGAAAACGCTGGCTCTAGTGCCTGTTATCCCTCAATGGTATTGGGTTTTAGCACACCGCAAACAATGTTTTTTAGGACATGTGCTTAAAAATAGCGAAACTATAGAAGATGCAGTTTCGTCCCTATCAAGTCGTAATCGTGATTTGCCGGCTCCTTCAAATTTCGGAGCTCATAGTTTAAAAAAAATTAGTGCCAAGGGGGAAGTGGTTGAGCTTTTTGGAAGAAGATTTCGGTCAAGCCATGTCGCAACGCGCGATGGTTTAAAATTTCCCGAGGCGGTTCAACAACGTCATTGCGACTCAAATTTGACGAAGGTGATGGAACATGCCAGACCAGAAGTACCTTGCTTGATGCAGACTCTAATTAGCCCGATTCATGCAGTAGATTATGTACCTGGCATAGTTACCAATTATTTACCTGAATTACCCCCTGATCTTGAATTATATAAATTAGCTCGTGCAGCGGTTGCGCGCAGGCAACGTGTCGCCAATATCTGGCAACATAACCATCCCTTTAATATTGCCAAGCTCTATTATTATACCCAGACTACTGATCCTGAGAGTATATCCATATTAACCAATGCACAGAGCTATGTTGCCGCGACTCCCGGTTTAAAGGAACTTCTGGATGATTACAAAAATGTTCTGGAGTCTCCAATGCTGTCAGCCACTTTTTGGGACTACGATGGTCGAGAGTTGTATCTAAGCTCTCTAGAGCAATTAATTATTCTCACCATCGGTGGATTGAGTTATGGGTCTTGCGTCAGTGGCAAAGATAGAAAGGCAATAGAGTTATTACACACTGATGCCATGATTCTGTATGAATCAAGATATGGCAACTGGCCAAAATTTGGTGATCCTAAAGATAAAGAGGAACGAGGTCGTTTTGTAACTACGTTTGTCGATCTTTATATTTCTCGTCATCAGCACGAACTTGCCGGGCAAAATGCTCCAGGCTCAAAGGGAATTAAAACCCCTGGAATGTATTTACCAAAAGATATTGTTGAAGAAATTAATAGACGTTTAGCTTCAGAAAGGGCGATAGAATTTGATGATCGATTAGCTACGGATAATGAAGTAAAGTATATCAGCAAAGATTTGAAGAGAAATTTTTTACCAGAAAATGAACTGCTCTGTACATTGATGGCCAAACAACTGGGAGAACCTGGATGCACCAAACTGTATAATGCATTAGGTGCATTGATCAATGAAACGCAAAGATTTAGGAAGCCTAAAGGTAGTTGGACTTCTTCATGGTATAAAGATGCTGAATCAATTCCCAGAGGAATCGATGCCATTCGAACCGTTATGGCGGATGAGTATGCCGGCAAAAATAATGTTCAGCGGCTTACGAGAATATTTTGCGCTGTTTTAAGCCACCCGGAAAAGGATAACACCAGTACTCCTGCAACTAATTCGGTTTATGATAATCTGATCAATATAATAAAACCCAAATCAGGGAACAAGCTCGATGCTCTTGCCGATGTAGCAGTAAAAGAGTGGGAGTTATTGTTTGAAGAGTCCAAAAGAGCAAACCTGGGTTTAGTTTATTAGTAAGGTTTTGTAGCGTTCAAACAATAGCATGCCGGATTTTACTATCTGAAGTTTGGTATTTCTATGTGCTGGGCTTTCACAGCCCAATTTATACTTCGGTTAAAGTAAATGTTCCAGACCATAAATCAGAGTATTCAAATTTTGTACTTTTTGACAAGCTAGTACTACTCCGGGCATAAAACAATGGCGATCAATACTGTCGTGAGTAAGTGACAGGGTTTCACCACTGCTGCCGAAGAGAACCTCTTGACGAGCAAGAACCCCCGGCAAACGTAACGAATGAATATTAATATCATGATGTGTCCCGCCTCGCGCGCCTGGAATTAATTCTTTTAAATCCAGTTTATTCTTGGGTTTTTTTCTCGCCGCAGCAATCATTTCCGCAGTTTTTAGCGCAGTTCCTGAAGGGGCGTCCAGTTTTTGTTGGTGATGGGCCTCGATGATCTCTACTTCGGGCATGTACTCCGCTGCTTTTGCTGCAAAAATCATCATCAAAACAGCACTAATAGAAAAATTGGGAACAATAATACCCCCTAATTTTTTTGCATTACAGCGCTCAGTTAATTCCGTTATTTGCGAACCAGCTAATCCTGAGGTGCCAATCACCGGACGAGCACCCTGGTCAATAATAATCATGCTGTTAGCAAAAACACAGTCAGCACGTGTTAAATCGACAACGATTTGGGCATCCGTATCTCTAATCGCCTGGGCTAAATTGTCTTGTTTATTGAGCTGACCTACTAGTTTAAACTCACTATGATTTACTAAAGTTTCACAGGCAAGGGAACCCATTTTACCATTAGAACCATTAACTATGACTCGAGCCACCATGTTTTCTCCATTTGGAATATTTACAATTTAAGATAGAACACCCATTTCTTGGAATATTCGGGTTTAAAATTTAGCGTTCAGTTGACCTTTTTTCAGGATGAGCCATACGCCATGCCCATACCGATGCAAAGGGCCAACCAATTATTGAAGCTTGCATAATCAAGGCCAGGAAAGCACCTCCTGGGTTATCATAAAGTAATAGAACTAGCCATGGTAAAAATACAGCAAGAGTTGACATCAGTATCCGTTTCATCATGTCTCCATTCCCTATAAATATATTAATTATATGCTTATCATGCTTCATTGGCTAATTGGATGTACCGTCAAAATTTATTTGATTACCGCGAAATGGCAGAGAGTGCTTGCAAAAACTCATTAAACATTGTACATTGTGCGCTCATTTCTAAATCGAATAACAGTATTATTCCATTAGCTAATTTCCGGATATGACAACCAACATCGCAAGGTCAACAGACTTTTTCAAATCAAATAACTTTGGTTATTATCACACTACTTCACTCTTTTTAACAAAGGTACCAGAATGAGAAAACAGGAGCTGCATCCGCGCACCGCTGTCATTAATAAAAGCCAAAAAAATAAATCTAAAAAAGCCCGAATCGATGCCTTATCGTGGCTTGCGCTTAATTTCCCCAATGCATTTGATAATTCCGTACAGATAAGCCCCTTGAAAAAAGGAATCATGGATGACATCATGCTTCATGCAGACAAAGCTGCAGAAGCGAATATTTCAAAAAGCAAATTAAGAGAGGCGGTTGTTCTGTTTACCCGTCGTCTTGATTACCTGGCTTGTCTTAAGGCTCGGGAAATGCGCGTTGATTTGCAAGGAAATACGGTATCCGAAGTCACTACAGAAGAGGCAGAGCATGCTGCTGTTAAAATAAAAAAACGTATAGAAAAAGGTGTGCGAAATGCGCGTAAAATAATGGCAGAAAAAAATGCAGGGCAATCAATACCTCAACAACCAACTGGGAACGCAACAAAATCAACCAATCAACCGTCTTCAGGAACAGATGATTATTTACCAACCTATCCAGCTCGAGGCCCTGCGTATGGTGCTCAAAGTGTATCACCGCAACCAGCCCGATCCGCGGCAGTTGTTGTGAAACATAAAACCACCAGGCAGTACGATCCTGATGCTGTAGCTCGCTTGAAGGAAAAACTGGGTTTGTCTCGCAGTTTAGAAGAGAAAAAAGTAACGGCGGAGTAACATGAGAACTGGGACACTGATTTTCAGTTTGCTGTTTTCTCAATTGACCTTTGCCTCACCTCAATTTACGGTGTCTACTCCTGATTTTCAAAGTCATTTTGACTTTAAAGGTGCTGAGTTATGTGCTACAGCAAAAGAGACTTTAGCTTATTTAAATAAAGGATCAGCTTATGATCCTTTAGTGATTCATGCAGGCCAGGCAGTCAAAATACCCGTGGACAGAGTTAAAGCGACCTTGATATTTGTTTGCCAAAACCAGAATCAAATGAATAATCCAGCTTTTATAAAGCAACATTTTTATTTTATTCGCTGGTATCCTGATGTACATCGTGCAAAACGGTTGGCTGCGAATAAACCTTTGCTACAGAATTTACCCAAAGATCGTATTTTAATGACCAAGTATTATGTTCACTTAGCCAAAGCCAATACCCAGTATACCCCTAAAACACCCTTCGCCCTGTATGCATTACCTAAAGACGAGCAACATTTAACTCTTGAACAGGCTAATGAGCACCCCGATTTAACTCGATTTAAATACGGCAAGCAGTCTATATTAAAAGGAGCATTAGAAAAAAAATCGGTGCCAAAACTAGCCTATTTAAGTCGTGAAAACCTGGAGGCGGCCCTGTTGCAAGGGACAGTGGTAGCTGATTTTGGCGGTGTCAGCAACAAAAAAATATTTAACGTACATCGAAATAATAATATTGCATACAGCCGCACCAAAACCCCCTATGCTCAGGAGCGTTTTTGGTATTTTAAACAGGTTGCTGGAATAAAGGGTTATGGTAAAGATGCGGAATATAAAATAACGGTTAATCCTGGTGTTACCTTCGCCGCTGATTTGGAGCAGTTGGGTCTTGGTAAAATGTTGATGATTCAGTATCATGATCAATCCGGTGCCGTTATTTCTAAAGCAGGAATTCTTGCTGATACCGGTGGGGCCTTCGCGGATAATTTATATCAAGTGGATTACTTGACAGGAAGCTACCCAGGCAAAGAGACTTTTTATAAAGCCTCTCGTCATTTACCTGATTATGTAGACGCCTATTTTATGATTTTAAAAGAAAGTAACAAAAATAAATAATTAAAAGTTTAACTGTTCTAGAACCTCGCTTTACATTGATTCGGGTGCTACACGAGAAGTTTCGTTGAGATTTTTTTCGTTAAATATAGTCTCCAGCTGTCTACAAAATAGCTCCCTTTTAGGTGATGCTTCAAAAGGATTTAGATAGTTATAGAGGCTCTGAACGTAATTAGCTGTTTCATCATCAAGTTCACTTAGCTTGACAGATACTCCTGTTGTTTCAAAACTTTCATTAATGAATTGTGTCGCAATGTATTCTTTATTATCTTTGAATTGGTGATATAAATGCTCAATGCCTCTTTTTTTATCCAGCAAAATTGCCGCTTTGAAAAGTGGAAACTGTTTAAAATTGTCTTCTGCTCTTTTCTCTAGTAATAATGGAGCTATTTTATCAAGTTTCTCTATCGTTTCAAACACTTCGTATTTTATGTGGGCTGATTCAAGGAACGACGCAGGAAGGGGTGGTTCATCCGGGGTATTATATTGCTGAAATACTGCTTTTACGATCTCGAAAGGATTCGCAAAAGAGTTATCTGCATCATTTTTTTTCTTATCTGCAAACATCATATTACAAAGACAGCGGCCAAAATCAATTAGGACAACTTGCAGGTGATTGGATTTTTCAACTAAACCCCAATTTTCACCCCCCCTATCATCTCTGCCAAGTAGGGCCAATAATACAGCGCATACACCCAACCCACGTATTCGTTTATGTTGTGCGGGAAATCCATCGTGTTCTGCAAAATCGATTAATCCACCTGCGTCAATTTTAAATCCAAACAGGGTTTGATTTTCATAATGATAACTTGCTTTCCATGAATGAAAGTTATCTATAAAATCAGGCCCTATCAATGGAGCACGGGTATGGGATTCGTAGTAGCGGTTATATTTTGGCGTGCAATGGGGATCAATATCGCGAACTATCTCGGAACAAAATATTTCCCTGGATATGGCAAACTCTTCTTCAGACGGCTCAATTTCATCGTCAAACAGCATATTTGGTCCATCGCCACAGGGTTTCGGAGCGGAGCTTTCATTATCATCTTCATCGCCGCAAACACCTATTGCTGTATCACTTGTAACGGGACTGTTATCTTGCCTGAAATAAAGTGTCTCATTACCGTCGACATCACCCGTTTTCAGTAAAACCTTTTTGTCTCCATTTTCTTTTTTGGCAATACAGACAACCGTATTACCCTCGGGGGCGTCACTAAACCGAATATATCCAGTTGTTTTTTCTGGCATTGTTTTAGATAATTTAAAAAACTTCAAGGTACACCTCAATGATTCGTTTAGGTTAATTTAAATAAGAATGTTCAATTAGTGCGTGAGCAACAGAATAAATCTGATACAGAGTAGCAAGATTACGGACATCGTCAACTGATAAATTGGATTGATTATTGTTATCTGTAGTGGAATTCAGGTGGTGGTTTTAGCACATTACTGCGTTATTTTTTATGTTTGAGCCGTTCAGAATAAATCTTTTGACGTACAGCGAACAAGCCCAGGGAGTGTTCAAAAATAATAAGATCATGTTTTTTCAGTGAATTAATCTGTACACCTTACGAACTGTGCATATGGCGCACTCCGTAGGGCCGTTAGATTTTACGAGGATCGTTCAGTAACAAGCCACGGCACGTTGAGATTTTGAGCCACATGATAGACTCCTAATGCTTATGAAGGTCCAGAATGTTCATCATTTATTTTCTCGCCCGGACATTTCTCGTTCGGCCAAGGATTTGTAGTAATATTAAGCTTCTCAAGTAGTGATTTGCGCAACGCTCTGCTTGTAGTTGCGGTTGCTCCGGACCAAAAACCAGTGACGCATGTAGTGGTGTCACATCCCCCTCCAAACGTCACAAAATTCTGATCATGATTGATTTTACAGCTGCATATCGCTTTCTTTTTATTCATGGGATTGATAGTACATGGGGCATCAAGACAATCCGTCCATGGTTTGCCACGTGGGCAACTCATGCTTTTCCTGTTGTTAAATTGCTTGAATGAAAAAGTTGATGTCAGGTGTTTTATTTTAAAGCCTCCTTTTTGAGGCACACGTTTTGCACACGTTTGATAGCCGACACTGTCTCCTGTCTCAATGACGCAAGAACAAATAGCATAGTCTGGGTGTCTTGGATCAGGAATACACGGAGCGGAAGTACAAAGAGCATACTCTTGGGAACAGATAATGGGCGAAGCCTTCGAGACGGCATGCGCAGTAACAGTAAAAAAGGCTAATATTAAAAATAACATCAAATAACGACTGTTCATTTTTGCGTCCTTGTCACAAATTACCGCAGGGTTTCAACGCCTGCATAAGCAAGTCTACTTCTCTATCTTAATAATTTCCATGGAGTTGGTTCCTCCCGGGGTTCCTATTTGTCTGCCTCGAGTTAAAAGAACATAACCTGGTTCTTCTAGATGGCCTGAATTTACCAATTCAGCAATGATTTGTTGATGCAAATCTTGGACCTTAAATTCATGATAGTTCATGTATATCGGGAACACATTATTGACCAGACTCAGCCGTCCTATAGTTCGTTTATTAGCTGATAAGGCAAAAATAGGGACGGTACTGTGCTGTCTTGAGACCCATAGGGCAGTATCACCTGACTCAGTAAGAGTGATTATGGCTTGAATAGGAAAATGATTGGCTGCATGCATCGTGGCCATTGCAATCGCCTGATCTGCACGCTTAAAATGCTGGGTTTGCGAATCGGAATCATAGAAAAAACTGGCATGCTTTTCGGCGCTCAGGCATATTTTATTTACCATAGTAATTACTTTCACAGGAAAAAGGCCACTCGCTGTTTCTGCAGAAAGCATAACGGCATCTGTACCGTCGAGGATTGCATTAGCCACATCAGAAACCTCTGCACGAGTAGGTTGCGGATTATTGATCATGGACTCCATCATTTGAGTTGCAGTAATCACCACCTTATCGAGCAGACGGGTTTGTTCTATAATATGTTTTTGGATCGCAGGAACTTCCGCCGCACCAACCTCTACTCCTAGATCACCACGAGCTACCATTATTGCATCGGCTTCATGAATAATTTCAGTCAGGTGTTCAAGAGCTTCTGTCCGCTCAATTTTAGCAATGATAGGCGTTCTTTTTGCCCCAAATTCATCCATCAAGGATCGTGCATGGCGAATATCCGCAGCATCTTTTACAAAAGATAAACTGATGTAGTCGACTTCTGCTTCGACTGCGGTGCGCATATCCTGAATATCTTTATCAGTTAATGCTCTCGCGGCAAGTCCGCCTCCTTTTCTGTTTAATCCCTTGAGATCGGTTAATACACCACCTTCGATAACTCTACAGTGAAT
The sequence above is drawn from the Legionella antarctica genome and encodes:
- a CDS encoding ProQ/FinO family protein, which codes for MRKQELHPRTAVINKSQKNKSKKARIDALSWLALNFPNAFDNSVQISPLKKGIMDDIMLHADKAAEANISKSKLREAVVLFTRRLDYLACLKAREMRVDLQGNTVSEVTTEEAEHAAVKIKKRIEKGVRNARKIMAEKNAGQSIPQQPTGNATKSTNQPSSGTDDYLPTYPARGPAYGAQSVSPQPARSAAVVVKHKTTRQYDPDAVARLKEKLGLSRSLEEKKVTAE
- the pyk gene encoding pyruvate kinase; protein product: MLRRTKIVATLGPTSNDPVTLRAMLSAGVDVVRINFSHADSSAIELIALVRKIAEELNHPLAVMADLQGPKIRIGRFKNKSITLIDGQSFILDCSSTNALGDLQAVSVAYPNLANELSVGDYLLLNDGVIELEVIQIIASKIHCRVIEGGVLTDLKGLNRKGGGLAARALTDKDIQDMRTAVEAEVDYISLSFVKDAADIRHARSLMDEFGAKRTPIIAKIERTEALEHLTEIIHEADAIMVARGDLGVEVGAAEVPAIQKHIIEQTRLLDKVVITATQMMESMINNPQPTRAEVSDVANAILDGTDAVMLSAETASGLFPVKVITMVNKICLSAEKHASFFYDSDSQTQHFKRADQAIAMATMHAANHFPIQAIITLTESGDTALWVSRQHSTVPIFALSANKRTIGRLSLVNNVFPIYMNYHEFKVQDLHQQIIAELVNSGHLEEPGYVLLTRGRQIGTPGGTNSMEIIKIEK
- the dapB gene encoding 4-hydroxy-tetrahydrodipicolinate reductase, with the protein product MVARVIVNGSNGKMGSLACETLVNHSEFKLVGQLNKQDNLAQAIRDTDAQIVVDLTRADCVFANSMIIIDQGARPVIGTSGLAGSQITELTERCNAKKLGGIIVPNFSISAVLMMIFAAKAAEYMPEVEIIEAHHQQKLDAPSGTALKTAEMIAAARKKPKNKLDLKELIPGARGGTHHDINIHSLRLPGVLARQEVLFGSSGETLSLTHDSIDRHCFMPGVVLACQKVQNLNTLIYGLEHLL
- a CDS encoding oxidoreductase — encoded protein: MGKGRILRVLEGLVLPQEVTSTLSELLPGYVMERYQQTPDYQQSIIQRIHSLYEAFLFTLDAYPLDPKFTPLSADTLRGYAEECKNECTLRKVSLDDLHKELEKFTAKLVHVLAACWQWPSGEPVKEAIACLNEAECYKLMMNHGRPDIATLVATEIDGTKEYVLQYDEAIPSHYEQLITELKTIKTSNYPKTPSWFRRLPEYQQAYFCNLKLDVFSPKEVAQELNQFILAWGDIKGKSLTLATDLKQIQTDTPPFPNWFNQLSVQLKEMVRVLALKPESIKHNLARFKSMLAESANKNEFKKTLALVPVIPQWYWVLAHRKQCFLGHVLKNSETIEDAVSSLSSRNRDLPAPSNFGAHSLKKISAKGEVVELFGRRFRSSHVATRDGLKFPEAVQQRHCDSNLTKVMEHARPEVPCLMQTLISPIHAVDYVPGIVTNYLPELPPDLELYKLARAAVARRQRVANIWQHNHPFNIAKLYYYTQTTDPESISILTNAQSYVAATPGLKELLDDYKNVLESPMLSATFWDYDGRELYLSSLEQLIILTIGGLSYGSCVSGKDRKAIELLHTDAMILYESRYGNWPKFGDPKDKEERGRFVTTFVDLYISRHQHELAGQNAPGSKGIKTPGMYLPKDIVEEINRRLASERAIEFDDRLATDNEVKYISKDLKRNFLPENELLCTLMAKQLGEPGCTKLYNALGALINETQRFRKPKGSWTSSWYKDAESIPRGIDAIRTVMADEYAGKNNVQRLTRIFCAVLSHPEKDNTSTPATNSVYDNLINIIKPKSGNKLDALADVAVKEWELLFEESKRANLGLVY